The following are from one region of the Methanospirillum hungatei genome:
- a CDS encoding ABC transporter ATP-binding protein, translating to MIEVTDVTRVYQMGLVEVQALRGVRCRIESGEFVGIMGPSGSGKSTLLHILGLLDEPTTGSVTIDGIHVEALSEEEKSDFRLNKLGYVFQDYALVPELSVQENVVLPAMARGISPDEYLKESEKILNQVGLGHRIHHRQFELSGGEQQRVAIARALINRPRILFADEPCANLDSNTSRTILNLFRELNEKFGQTIIMVTHEDWHEEYMCRVLNMKDGMIEDEKACKMTKNNSE from the coding sequence ATGATCGAGGTTACTGATGTCACACGGGTGTACCAGATGGGGCTTGTTGAAGTTCAGGCACTCCGGGGAGTCAGATGTAGAATAGAAAGTGGCGAATTTGTCGGGATTATGGGGCCTTCCGGGAGTGGGAAATCAACCCTGCTTCATATCCTTGGTCTGCTAGATGAACCAACCACCGGGTCTGTGACAATTGACGGAATACATGTAGAGGCCCTGTCTGAAGAGGAGAAGAGTGACTTTCGGCTGAATAAGCTAGGGTATGTCTTCCAGGATTATGCATTGGTCCCTGAACTTTCCGTACAGGAGAATGTTGTTCTTCCGGCTATGGCAAGAGGAATTTCACCTGATGAGTATCTGAAAGAGAGTGAAAAGATCTTAAACCAGGTTGGCCTTGGTCACCGTATTCATCACCGTCAGTTTGAGCTCTCCGGTGGAGAACAACAACGGGTTGCCATTGCACGTGCTCTTATCAACCGTCCCCGGATTCTCTTTGCTGACGAGCCGTGTGCAAATCTTGACTCAAATACATCGAGGACAATTCTTAACCTATTTCGTGAGTTAAATGAAAAATTTGGTCAGACAATCATTATGGTTACTCATGAGGACTGGCATGAGGAATACATGTGCCGGGTACTGAATATGAAGGACGGGATGATTGAAGATGAAAAGGCATGTAAAATGACAAAAAACAATAGTGAGTGA
- a CDS encoding tetratricopeptide repeat protein: MVPPPDEAPDSEALGGIPPLSPGVVIQDYPDEPEYMDESVISCDEDEEISCIPPKPKIIVDTSLNTLLIVVRQLIREHEWQKAIPFIHQIISLDPNESSGWLYLGIVCIYTGKPTEASENLNRALLYEDTRMSALFFIALNDYRQGRYIEAQKYLQDLLTLDASQIRSRFLLGLCLVRLNQYHPAVLEFEEILHQNPDHDRALLLISYCHFNLERPDNAIGYLDHLLELDEKNIVAWELKTRSLLTLERYAEALSSAKRLIKHNPGNFQGMNLICFSLLKLGRYDEALSVSKQLTKDYPLKTSGWTQVGLALMMMDRYQDAIAPLEQALKLNPHDKNTQLYRITALRKLKRYGDLLQYYEYITETDPENQNAWYNKGILLHRAGRFQEAIDCYKQVLSKNPSDIRSLLNMGRAYQALHQTREAITSYKKSIQYSPDNADSWFFLGQIYASLVRLTEALSCFEQTLRIRPEHVKALVWKARVLDELGMKQQAYQTLSKARKLDPDISTRLSSKYVHD; encoded by the coding sequence ATGGTTCCTCCTCCTGATGAAGCACCGGATAGTGAGGCTTTAGGAGGTATTCCACCTTTATCTCCAGGAGTAGTAATCCAGGATTACCCTGATGAACCAGAATACATGGATGAATCGGTTATATCCTGCGATGAAGATGAAGAAATATCCTGTATTCCTCCAAAGCCAAAGATAATAGTAGACACAAGCCTAAACACACTTCTTATAGTTGTAAGACAGCTCATCAGGGAGCACGAGTGGCAGAAAGCTATCCCTTTTATTCACCAGATTATTTCGCTCGATCCTAATGAATCATCAGGATGGCTCTATCTCGGGATAGTATGTATATATACCGGTAAACCGACAGAAGCATCTGAAAATTTAAATCGTGCACTTCTCTACGAAGATACACGAATGTCAGCCTTATTTTTTATTGCGCTGAATGACTATCGTCAGGGTAGATATATAGAGGCCCAGAAGTATCTCCAGGATCTTCTCACCCTTGATGCAAGCCAAATCCGTTCTCGGTTTCTCCTTGGGCTTTGTCTGGTACGTTTGAATCAGTATCATCCTGCAGTTTTAGAATTTGAGGAGATCCTTCATCAAAATCCGGATCATGATCGGGCACTTTTACTTATCAGTTATTGTCATTTCAACCTTGAAAGGCCGGATAATGCAATTGGGTACCTGGATCATCTCCTGGAATTGGATGAAAAAAACATTGTCGCATGGGAATTAAAAACACGTTCACTTCTGACACTTGAGCGGTATGCTGAAGCTTTATCAAGTGCAAAACGCCTCATAAAACATAATCCCGGGAATTTTCAGGGTATGAATCTCATCTGTTTCTCCCTTCTGAAACTCGGTCGGTATGATGAAGCTCTCTCTGTATCCAAACAATTGACAAAGGACTATCCTCTCAAAACTTCGGGATGGACACAGGTAGGTCTTGCATTGATGATGATGGATCGCTATCAGGATGCCATTGCACCTCTCGAACAGGCGTTAAAATTAAATCCACATGATAAGAATACCCAATTATACCGGATTACTGCCTTACGAAAACTCAAGCGATATGGCGACCTGCTGCAATATTATGAATACATCACTGAAACTGATCCTGAAAACCAGAATGCCTGGTATAATAAAGGTATCCTGCTTCATCGTGCAGGGAGGTTCCAGGAAGCGATTGACTGCTACAAGCAGGTATTATCCAAAAATCCTTCAGATATACGTTCATTACTTAATATGGGACGAGCATATCAGGCACTACATCAGACCCGTGAGGCAATCACATCGTATAAAAAAAGCATCCAATATTCTCCAGATAATGCGGATAGCTGGTTTTTTCTTGGGCAGATTTATGCAAGCCTCGTCAGACTGACTGAAGCTCTCTCTTGTTTTGAGCAAACTCTCCGGATCAGGCCTGAACATGTAAAAGCGTTAGTCTGGAAAGCTCGGGTGCTTGATGAACTCGGTATGAAACAACAGGCATACCAGACCTTAAGCAAAGCAAGAAAATTAGATCCAGATATTTCGACACGTTTATCCAGCAAATACGTTCATGATTGA
- a CDS encoding ABC transporter permease yields MTGHHLSVAFFLAIRSIQRGNRFTFLLTVAIMGLVFVNLVFLPSIISGVVVNFNSQSIDYNYGNLVIEPRENSLYITGVSEVKQKIDQISEVTGTSPRLSAGATYNYHGNQISGQIIGFNPRYEQEVTLLHTKLKEGEFLAEGDTDRILLGSQLAGNIDERLDKTDSLGGVTTGDSVDVIFNNGVKKTLKVKGILETGSFGVDRNGFVTLKEMEQVYGISDTATSVLVKLSQNGDEEKYKMILMEYGIAEKIRTFQEKGQGFVNDAIRSFEIINAISTMVSLVIAIVVIFIVIFINTINKRRQIGILKAIGINKRIIVYSYIIQVLIIATCGILLGLALSSGLVTYLTYNPLVFPGGAVYPVVESGPVIRSVISLALVSLISGFIPSWKTANEPILDAIRGQ; encoded by the coding sequence CTATCCGTTGCATTTTTTCTTGCAATCCGTTCGATCCAGCGTGGGAACCGGTTTACCTTCCTCCTCACGGTTGCTATTATGGGACTGGTGTTTGTAAACCTTGTATTTCTTCCATCTATAATCTCTGGTGTCGTTGTCAACTTTAACAGCCAGTCCATTGACTACAATTATGGGAACCTGGTCATCGAACCACGGGAGAATAGTCTGTACATTACTGGTGTTTCAGAAGTTAAGCAGAAAATAGATCAGATCTCTGAGGTGACCGGCACATCACCACGACTTTCAGCCGGTGCTACATACAATTATCATGGAAATCAGATATCAGGGCAGATAATTGGTTTTAATCCAAGGTATGAGCAGGAAGTAACTCTCCTTCATACGAAACTCAAAGAAGGAGAATTCCTAGCCGAAGGTGATACAGATCGGATCCTACTCGGGTCGCAACTTGCCGGAAACATCGATGAACGTCTGGATAAAACCGATTCTCTTGGTGGGGTCACAACCGGGGATTCTGTTGATGTGATCTTTAACAATGGAGTAAAAAAAACTCTGAAAGTAAAAGGAATTCTAGAAACCGGCTCATTTGGTGTTGATAGGAATGGATTTGTGACCTTAAAAGAGATGGAACAGGTATATGGGATATCAGATACGGCTACATCGGTCCTGGTAAAACTCAGTCAGAATGGCGATGAAGAGAAGTACAAAATGATCCTCATGGAATATGGGATTGCTGAAAAGATTAGAACGTTTCAGGAGAAGGGCCAGGGATTTGTTAATGATGCAATCCGGAGTTTTGAGATCATTAATGCTATCTCAACCATGGTGAGCCTGGTAATCGCTATCGTGGTTATCTTTATCGTTATTTTCATCAATACTATCAATAAAAGACGTCAGATCGGCATTCTCAAGGCTATCGGTATAAATAAACGAATTATTGTCTATTCGTATATCATTCAGGTTTTAATAATTGCAACCTGTGGTATTCTTCTGGGCCTTGCTTTAAGTTCAGGTCTTGTGACGTATCTTACGTATAATCCGCTTGTTTTTCCTGGAGGAGCTGTATATCCGGTTGTTGAATCAGGGCCGGTCATAAGAAGTGTTATCAGTCTTGCTCTGGTGTCTTTGATATCCGGATTTATTCCGTCATGGAAGACTGCAAATGAACCGATTCTTGATGCAATTCGGGGGCAGTAA